A region from the uncultured Draconibacterium sp. genome encodes:
- a CDS encoding LacI family DNA-binding transcriptional regulator gives MASMEDVAKRAGVSIATVSRVLNNNGKVNDATRARILKAIKELKYQPSRVAKRLRSKSVSGNLIGVLIPDIQNPFYVDVLEGIEEVAYNNNYALIMCNFSQDEKKEKLYLEILQSEGIDGIIAAPASEDDIQLKRMVKDGLPVVCVDRGLSNTDVDVVLVNNEDSAFNAVDFLAKQGYKRIAIISGLTTIPSTTYRDKGYVKALEHNGLPVLDELIKHGDSKLPSGVQLCEELLNLPEPPDAIFTGNNLITLGALETIHKRKLTIPDDVAIVGFDDMYWASSLNPPLTAVRQPAREIGKRAGELLIQRINEPERSSIQMILNAELMKRSSA, from the coding sequence ATGGCCAGTATGGAAGATGTAGCAAAACGAGCCGGGGTGTCTATTGCCACGGTATCTCGTGTGCTCAATAATAATGGCAAAGTAAATGATGCAACCCGGGCACGAATTTTAAAGGCGATTAAAGAACTTAAATATCAGCCCAGCAGGGTGGCCAAGCGTTTACGGTCTAAAAGCGTATCGGGGAATTTAATCGGTGTATTGATTCCTGATATTCAAAACCCTTTTTATGTTGATGTTCTTGAAGGTATTGAAGAGGTGGCATATAATAATAATTATGCACTGATTATGTGTAATTTTAGCCAGGATGAGAAGAAAGAAAAATTATACCTTGAGATATTGCAGTCGGAGGGCATTGATGGAATTATTGCTGCACCGGCCAGCGAAGACGATATTCAATTAAAAAGAATGGTTAAGGACGGCTTGCCTGTAGTATGTGTCGACAGGGGCCTAAGCAATACTGATGTTGACGTAGTGCTGGTAAATAATGAAGATAGTGCCTTTAATGCGGTTGACTTTTTAGCAAAGCAAGGTTACAAACGAATAGCTATCATCTCGGGATTAACCACTATTCCATCAACTACCTATCGTGATAAAGGATATGTAAAGGCATTGGAGCATAATGGCCTTCCGGTTTTGGATGAACTTATTAAACATGGTGACTCTAAATTGCCGAGTGGCGTGCAACTGTGTGAGGAGCTATTGAATTTGCCCGAACCTCCCGATGCGATTTTTACCGGTAATAACCTGATAACATTAGGTGCCCTTGAAACCATTCATAAACGCAAACTTACCATTCCTGATGATGTGGCAATTGTAGGTTTTGACGATATGTATTGGGCTAGTAGTCTGAATCCACCACTAACTGCAGTGAGGCAGCCGGCAAGAGAAATTGGGAAAAGAGCAGGAGAGCTTTTAATACAACGGATTAACGAACCAGAGCGCTCAAGTATACAAATGATTTTAAATGCCGAATTAATGAAACGAAGCTCGGCATAA